In Phragmites australis chromosome 16, lpPhrAust1.1, whole genome shotgun sequence, one DNA window encodes the following:
- the LOC133895799 gene encoding pectinesterase inhibitor 28-like yields the protein MAPTATMTTKNALVLLLLALLPLSTLCSRAGPSAHHSHGHGHGPKHSPPPATAAALVRATCNSTAYYDLCVSALGADPSSATADVRGLSSIAVSAAAANASGGAATATALANGTATAQAADATVQALLRTCAAKYGLARDALSAARDSIAQQDYDYASVHVSAAAEYPQVCKALFRRQRPGAYPAELAAREDALGKLCSVALDIIALLSNSS from the coding sequence ATGGCGCCAACGGCAACCATGACCACCAAGAACGCgcttgtgctcctcctcctggcgCTCCTCCCTCTCAGCACCCTCTGCTCCCGCGCCGGCCCCTCCGCGCACCACagccacggccacggccacggccccaagcactcgCCACCGCCGGCCACGGCCGCCGCGCTGGTGCGCGCCACCTGCAACTCCACGGCCTACTACGACCTCTGCGTGTCCGCGCTGGGCGCCGACCCCTCCAGCGCCACGGCCGACGTGCGGGGCCTCTCCTCCATCGCCGtgtcggcggccgccgccaACGCCTCGGGCGGCGCGGCCACGGCCACCGCGCTTGCCAACGGCACTGCCACGGCTCAGGCCGCCGACGCCACCGTGCAGGCGCTGCTCCGCACGTGCGCCGCCAAGTACGGCCTGGCCCGGGACGCGCTCTCGGCCGCCAGGGACTCCATCGCGCAGCAGGACTACGACTACGCGTCGGTGCACgtgagcgcggcggcggagtaCCCGCAGGTGTGCAAGGCGCTGTTCCGGCGGCAGAGGCCCGGGGCGTACCCGGCGGAGCTGGCGGCGAGGGAGGACGCGCTCGGGAAGCTCTGCTCCGTCGCGCTCGACATCATCGCGCTCCTCTCCAACAGCAGCTAG